A region from the Canis lupus dingo isolate Sandy chromosome X, ASM325472v2, whole genome shotgun sequence genome encodes:
- the LOC112663801 gene encoding melanoma-associated antigen 10-like, with the protein MVFGPPEEGSATPAALSAPQSSQSADRSPNGGAAGGLGQPEPPGPSGPGEAGDEEPLVEGSFRMKTAALVVFLLLKYRNKQPTSKAEMLEVFTPEYQDDFPAILSQASICLRLVFGLDVIEVDPREHSYVLNPILGLTWDGMLSDQWGIPKTSLLGLVLGLILLQDGCVSEEVWEALGFTGMKDGQEQIVCGEPGDHLTVCVQEGYLGRRQVAGSDPARFEFLWGPRSSEETNNLQVMDFMLQVGSKNLGSSLVL; encoded by the coding sequence ATGGTCTTTGGCCCCCCAGAGGAGGGGTCTGCTACTCCCGCGGCCCTGAGTGCTCCCCAGAGCTCTCAGAGTGCCGACCGCTCCCCCAATGGTGGGGCAGCTGGTGGCCTTGGCCAGCCCGAGCCTCCTGGCCCCAGCGGCCCAGGGGAGGCGGGAGATGAGGAGCCCTTGGTGGAGGGCAGTTTCCGCATGAAGACGGCTGCCCTGGTGGTATTCCTGCTCCTCAAGTATCGCAACAAGCAGCCCACCAGCAAGGCAGAGATGCTGGAGGTCTTCACCCCAGAATACCAGGACGACTTCCCCGCCATCTTGAGCCAAGCGTCCATCTGCTTGCGGCTGGTCTTTGGCCTAGACGTGATTGAAGTGGATCCCAGGGAGCACTCCTACGTCCTCAACCccatcctgggcctcacctgggatGGGATGCTGAGCGATCAGTGGGGTATCCCCAAGACCAGCCTCCTGGGGCTGGTCCTGGGGTTGATCCTCCTGCAGGACGGATGTGTCTCCGAGGAGGTGTGGGAGGCTCTGGGGTTCACGGGGATGAAAGATGGCCAAGAGCAAATcgtctgtggggagcctggggacCACCTCACCGTCTGTGTGCAGGAAGGCTACCTGGGGCGCCGGCAGGTGGCAGGCAGCGACCCTGCCCGCTTTGAGTTCCTGTGGGGGCCCAGGTCCTCCGAGGAAACCAACAACCTTCAGGTCATGGACTTTATGCTCCAGGTCGGTAGCAAAAACCTGGGGTCCTCCCTGGTCCTGTGA
- the LOC112663800 gene encoding melanoma-associated antigen 8-like: MPLRHTSQLWKLEEDPGEAQGLVNAQLPEAEDEDEVSSPPYLCSSSSSSPSSSSSCSSPSLSSSGLFFVPPEEGSETAWSPPQSPQSAGPSPSGRAPSGWSQVEFAGPSGPEEEIWNPWEVPEYAQPSAQGGDTMLMSGADLVGFLLRKYLNKQPTSQAEVLEVLSPDMQDAWPEIWGQACECMQLVFGVEVKEVDPIAHSYVLVTVLGLSYDGMLSGEQGLPTTGLLVLLLGVILLEGDRAPEQEVWEALGVMGVFAGRQHVIYGEPRELLTHVWVQEGYVEYRQVAGSNPARYEFLWGPRAHEETSKLRVMEYVLWVNSRWPVSSLAPFDEEEWA, from the coding sequence ATGCCCCTGAGGCACACGAGTcagctctggaagctggaagaagacCCGGGagaagcccagggcctggtcaATGCCCAGCTGCCAGAGGCTGAGGATGAAGACGAAGTTTCATCTCCCCCCTACCTgtgttcctcttcctcctcctccccctcctcctcctcctcttgctcctccccttccttgtCCAGCTCTGGCCTGTTCTTTGTGCCCCCAGAGGAGGGGTCTGAGACTGCCTGGAGTCCTCCCCAGAGCCCTCAGAGTGCCGGGCCCTCCCCCAGTGGCAGGGCACCCAGTGGCTGGAGCCAGGTGGAGTTTGCtggccccagtggcccagaggaGGAGATCTGGAACCCCTGGGAGGTGCCCGAATATGCGCAGCCCTCTGCCCAAGGAGGAGACACAATGCTCATGAGTGGGGCTGACCTGGTGGGGTTCCTGCTCCGCAAGTATCTCAACAAGCAGCCCACCAGCCAGGCAGAGGTGCTGGAGGTCCTCAGCCCAGATATGCAGGATGCCTGGCCCGAGATCTGGGGTCAAGCCTGTGAGTGCATGCAGCTGGTCTTTGGCGTAGAAGTGAAGGAAGTGGACCCCATCGCACACTCCTACGTCCTGGTCACCGTCCTGGGCCTCAGCTACGATGGGATGCTGAGCGGTGAGCAGGGCCTGCCCACGACCGGCCTCCTGGTGCTGCTCCTGGGGGTGATCCTCCTGGAGGGCGACCGTGCCCCCGAGCAGGAGGTGTGGGAAGCCCTGGGGGTCATGGGGGTGTTTGCCGGCAGGCAGCACGTCATCtatggggagcccagggagctcCTCACCCACGTCTGGGTGCAGGAAGGCTACGTGGAGTACCGGCAGGTGGCGGGCAGCAACCCTGCCCGCTACGAGTTCctgtgggggcccagggcccacGAGGAAACCAGCAAGCTACGGGTCATGGAGTATGTGCTATGGGTTAATAGCAGGTGGCCGGTTTCCTCCCTGGCCCCGTTTGATGAGGAAGAGTGGGCCTGA